The genomic interval CATCCATTGCCGTTCATCTAAAACGCGCCAAATTAGAGCATTTAGTTGAGAACATACAGTCTCGCTTCGACAGACCACGTTATCACGGCTTTATCGGCGCGTGCCTGCCAATGCAGGCCGTATATAAAACCATTGATTCAGTGGCGCCAACCTCCGCCAGTGTTTTTATTAACGGAGAAAGTGGCACAGGGAAAGAAGTGTGTGCTGAAGCGATACACAAACAGAGTCTGCGCAAAGACAAGCCCTTTATCGCAATCAACTGTGGGGCGATTCCTCGTGACTTAATGGAAAGCGAAATCTTTGGTCACTTAAAAGGGGCGTTTACCGGAGCGACAACCGATCGCAAAGGTGCAGCAATGCTGGCCAACGGCGGCACGCTATTTCTCGATGAATTGTGCGAGATGGAACTGGAGATGCAGAAAAAACTGCTACGTTTTCTTCAGACCGGCACCTTCACCCCACTCGGCGGCAGTAAAGAAATCAAAGTGGATGTACGCATCATCTGCGCCACCAATCGCGATCCCCTCAAAGAGGTCGAAGAAGGCCGTTTTAGGGAAGATCTCTACTATCGTGTCCATGTGGTTCCAATTGAAATGCCACCACTGAGAGAACGCGGTAACGACATCGTTGAGCTGGCCAATCACTTCCTCAAAACTTACGCCAAAGAGGACGGCAAAAAATTCAACTCAATCAGCAAAGAAGCGCAATCAATACTTAAAAAATACAACTGGCCGGGCAATGTCCGTCAGTTACAAAACATCATTCGTAACATTGTCGTTCTCAACGATGACAACCAACTGAATATGGAACATTTGCCGGCTCAACTCACCACCAAACCGCAAACTGTCAAAGAACCCGCTAAACTCTCAGCACCACCTCAACCCGTTCAAGCGGTCATCCAAGAGATGCGCAACGGACATGAGGCGTTAAACCATCATTCGCTTGAGACGCAAACATCCAAGGCCAATCCACTCGCTCACAATGCGTTCCACCATTCTGACGGCAGTATCCGTCCAATGTGGCAAATTGAACGCGAAGCGATTCAAAACGCCATCGCCTTTTGCGACGGCAACGTGATCAGTGCGGCGGTGATGTTGGAGCTAAGCCCTTCGACGGTGTATCGCAAAAAACAAGCGTGGGAGGCAGAAGAAAATGCCTGACGATAACAAAGCCACACTCGGCAAAAAACGCCCAGCTAAGAGTCATCGTGTCGGGAAAGAGATATGGCTGCTGCTCGACTCTCTCATTTACGGTGGGATTGAAAGCCATGTGATTGAGCTTGCTTCGGCTCTCAAGGCTCAGCATTATTCGGTACGTGTGTTGTTAACCAACAAGTATGTCCGTCGCCCTCCGATTATGCAGCAGCTCAGACAGCGAGGGATCCGCGTTAACTACATCTCTCAGTTATCCGGCAATCACCCCATGCCCATCATGCAGTTAGCGGTTGCGCTAAAGCGCTATCGGCCCATCGCCGTACATACCCATGGCTACAAAGCCAATATCTACGCGCGCTTAGCACGAATGATGAGCTTTCCGCATCTGCGTTTAGTCAGCACCTATCATGCAGGAGAAAGCAAAACGGGTAAGCTGTGGTTGTACGATTGGGTCGATCGCCTGACCAGCTTCATTAGCGATCATCGCTTTGCGGTCAGCGATGCCATTCTTCACTCTTTGCCTTTTGCTGGAGAGCGAATCAACAATTTTGTCCCGGTATCAGAGCCGTCAGAATCGCATCAGTGTTGCGCGCAACACATCGGCTTTGTTGGCCGTTTGAGTTACGAAAAAGCCGCCGATCGATATGTCGAGTTGGCGGAGCACTTCCCTTCACTGACCTTCCATCTGTACGGAGACGGGCCAGAACGCGAGCCATTGGAGACCTTGGCGAACGACAACGTCGAGTTTTCTGGATTTGTCAGCGACATGACGAAGGTTTGGCCTAAGATTTCCGTGTTGATCATCCCCTCTCGTTTTGAAGGCTTACCCATGGCCGCGTTAGAAGCCATGGCAAACGGCGTCGCTGTCATTGCGATGAACGTAGGCCAATTGGGCCAACTTATCGAACATGGTCAAAACGGATTTATTGCGCAAACAGAAGCAGATTTAGTGGCGCATTTGCGGCGTTGGTTGGAGATGCCATCCGTGGAACAGCAACGCCTACTGCTTCAGGCTCGCGAGACCATAATGCAACACTATTCGCCTCAAGCCGTCTTACCGCAAATTCTCTCGGCCTATCATATCGACAACGCTTCTCCCAATTTGAGAATCAAATTGACACCTCACCATTAGCCGACAAGAAATACTCAATTTTTCAGTGAGATAAATCGAGTATTTCTTTGGCACTGCCATTGCACTCCCTACCTAACATGAGAATAAATCGTGGGTAGGGAATCACAATGACAACACGAACACCCATTTTATTTGTCCACTATGGGGACAACTGGATTCGAGGCAGCGAGACAACGCTCATCCATCTACTGGCAACATTAGACACCCAACAGTTTGAGCCCATTGTATGGTCAAACTGTCAGCCTCTGCTCGATCATCTCACTCAATGTGGTATCACCACCTATCAAGACCCATTTTCGGTATTGGGTGTCATAGGGTCAAACAAGTTTAACCCCCTTAACACGATGAAATTGGTCGCACGGGCGATCACCTTGATACAACGCCACCATATTGCGCTTATCCACGTCAACAGTGGCGCGCCTTGCCAATGGATGAGTATTGCTGCGCGACTTTGCCACTGCCCACTGCTGCTTCAACTCCATGGCGATTACCCACTCCGCGAGCGCTTTTTAATGGGCTTTCATCTCGCCGATAACATTGTTTGCGTGAGTGACGCCATTAGCCAAGCAATGCAAAGTGAAGGGCTTACCCTGCCTCAGTTGAGTGTGGTGCACAACGGCGTGTGCTTGCCTTCCTCATCACTTGAAACTTCCCTCAAAACTCAACTTTCGATTCCACGCCAAGCCTTTACCTTCATCACGATTGGCTCCTTGATCGCGAGAAAAGGCGTTGATCGTTTGCTCAAGGCGCTTTATCTGCTGAAAAAAAATGGCGAGAAAGCCCATTTAGTGATCATTGGTGACGGCCCTGAACGTATAACCCTTGAACACTTGAGCGAGACATTGGGATTAAGCGAGCAAGTGCACTGGTTAGGCGAAAAAGCCAACGCCGCCATATGGCTGAAATCCGATGCGGATGCCTTTGTTAGCGGCGCTTACCAAGAGGCGTTTGGATTGGTGATAGCAGAAGCCATGATGGCGGAGTTGCCTGTGATTGCCCCACGCACTGGAGGCATTCCCGAATTCGTTTCCCATAACCAAAATGGGCTGCTGTATCACAACAGCGGCGTATTTTCACTGATGCAAGCCATGCAAAAACTGATGCTGAATCCGGCGCTGAGTCACAAGCTCAAACAAACCGCTTACGTGGATGCGCATGAAAACCTGACGATTCAGTGCAACACCCAAACGTTGCAAGCGCATTATCTCGCCTTGATGAAGCGCGACCAACCCGCCCCTCAGTGGCGTGTGATGCTGCGTCCTCTTCTTTACTTCTTTCGTCGTAAGGAGCTGCTGTCATGAAACAGAACGTGTTAATTTTTGATCCCATTAGCTATCTAGGCGGGTCTAAAATCGCCACACAAGAGATGCTGCACGTCGCCAAACAGCGCTCAATCCATTTCTATATCGTCACCGCGAATCGCGATAACTGGCAAAACGCATTGGCTCATGGCAATTGTTCGGTCTATTCATACCCGACGATAGCCATGTTACTCGCGGAACAAGGGTTAAAGTACTGGCTACTGCAAGCCTATCATTGGCTGGTTTTGCTGGTGATCACTTTGCGTTTGCCTAAGATCCATCGGCTAATGGGCATTTCTGGCCCTGGACTTGATATGCCACTTTACCTTTTCAAACTCATGTTCAAAACACCGATTACTCAAGTGATTCATGGCAAAGTGGCGCGGTCTCGCTCAATTGGCTATTGCCTCTCGGTAGCAGAGAAGGTGTTTTATCTACCTTGCGCAAAAAAGAGCCTCTTCGGGGCACTGTGTCGCTACTACGAAAAAACAGCGCCCTCAATGGCCAACACAGACCGCGCCAGAATGGTGTTTGAGCGCAACAACTTTGTGCCTTTTACCAATGGATTAAATGCTGAGCAGTGGCCGACAGAGTGCGATGTCCTATCCGATCAACTCTTTTGGGCGGCGTCATTACTCAAATGGAAAGGGCTTGATTTGTTGGTGGAGGCATTAAAAATTCATCCTCAAGACATCGACTGCCACGTTTGCTATATCCAACCTCAGCAGACTCAACTGGCGGTAAGTGAACCGGATCTCACCTTCACGCGCTGCCATTGGTATCAACAGCCAAACCATCTTGATCACATCCGCTCGCAGTGTTCGATCTTTATTTCCACCAGCCAAAATGAGCCTTTTGGCTTATCCATTCTCGAAGCTCTGGCTGCGGGTCTGTGTGTGGTCATCCCCGACGATGGTGCTTTCTGGGCTGAAAAACTGACAGATGGTGAACACTGCATTAAATACCAACCCAATAGTGCAAAAGATTTACGGCAGAAAATTGAGCTGCTGCTCGCCTCACCCTGTAACCGTCAACGTTTATCACGCAATGGCAGAACCTTAGCCAAGCTTTATCGTTCCGATATTTGTTACCAGCCAATCATCGATTCATTAGGGGGAAAAACCACTCGCAATGTCATCCCACTTAGCCGTACTCGAGAAAAAGGTGCGCTATGAGATTGCGACAATTGCGCCACTCCCGTTCACTGCAAAACATTTCACTGTTTGGCGTGGCGCTGATTTTACAAAAAGGCGCGGCACTGTTGATGCTGCCCATTATGGCGTACTATCTCTCCACCACTCAGTTGGGCACGTTGGAGTTATTGGCCTCAATTGGCACCTTTTCCGCACTGTTGGTTTCGCTCTCCTTGCATGAAGTGCTATACCGTTTCGCAGCCCCCTGTGAACTGATGAGCGAGAAAAAGCAGGTGGTGAATCAGGTGTACTCCCTCGCTGCGATCATCGCGCTGACGTTTTTCTTACTCGCTTTTGCCATCGTTCAAAGCATCGTGTGGAATGGAGAACTCAATGCCATCACACTGTCACTTCTGTTCGCCTGCATCAGCCTTGAATGTTTGATTGCCATCGGCACCGCTTGGTTAAGAATTCAAGATGACAAAGCCAAAGCGCTGGTCACGATAACGGTGAGTGCACTCGTTCTCCAGCTCTCTTGTGTATTACTGGTGCTGCACTATTGGCCGAGTGTCACTGGGCTGTTACTTTGCAGCTTACTCAGCGCACTTTATCAATGCGTGGCGCTACACTGGCTAAATCGCTATCGCATCGCTTCCATCTCATCGGCACAACTTAAGCGTTGGTTACGCTACGCTGCACCGCTGATGTTCTCTGCGTTGCTGGCTTTTACGTTAAATGGGGCAGAACGATGGTTTATCGGTGGTTTTTCTTCCCTTGCTCAATTGGGCATTTACGCCATTGCCGCGAAATTTGCGCTCGCCTTGTGTATATTTGTGCAGCCTTTTGGCATGTGGTGGATGCCAAAACGTTTCGAATGCCTTGCCCACTCAGGCGAGGCGAAAGCCGTCAAGATCAGTCAATGTGGGTTGGTTTATATCTCACTGCTTGCGGTCGCGGTGTTTGCAATTGCAAAAGTGTTTGTTCTCTACGCCTTACCCACCACCTTTGCCTCTGCGATCACCTTTTTAGCATTGCTCATTCCAGCGGCGATGTTCAAAGAAAGTTATGAGATAGTGAATCTCGGCCTACTCTATCGTCATCAAACTCGGCAGTTGCTGATATTGAATCTGGTCTGTGCGCTGTTGGCCGTGAGTTTGTTTTGGGGGCTGTCATCCTTTGGCGTGGTCGGTGTCTGTTTTGCCCTTGCGATCACGCAAGGCGTGCGAGCCATTGGCGTGATGGTACTAAGTCAACAAGCCTTTACTCTGCCATGGCAGCTTTCCCGTCTGGCGATGATTTTTCTCTGCGCGTTAATTGGTGTTTGTGCACTCTATTTCGCGAGCCATTGGCTAACGGGTGCACTCTCAATCTTGCTCTGCTTTGGCGTGATCATCGCATTGGCATGGCCGATTCTGCACTTTAAATTCACCCCACGCGATCCCTCGCAACAAGGCTTGCAGACGACACCTTCATTGAACGCTCATGAGGAGGCGTTATGACCGTCACCCCTCGCTACCCCCATCTGGCCTTTGTTCTGACACTTTGTGTGGTGGTGGCTCTGGTATGGGCATGGCAACCCAACCCACTTGTGGTGGTGGCGCTTTGCTTACTCCCTATCGCGACGCTTTATGTGCTCAATCAAACCTTTTGGTTGGTGCTGTTGTTTGTGGTGTTCTCTTTTTTTCGTATCCATGAAGCCATACCACAGCTCTATTCTCTGAAAATTCCCTTATTGCTCTCATTTGGCGCTCTGGCTGCATTGGGTTGGCATCTCATCATCACACGACAGTTGAAGCCCTACTGGCACCCTGTAATGAACTGGTTAGTCGCCTTTTGGCTTGTGGTTGTCATTGGTCTTTTCTTTGCGGGCAATCGAGGAGTGGCATTTGGCGCTTTTTCCAGTGTCTACTGGAAAATCATGGTGATGACCTTAGCCATCATGTGGCTCTTCACCAGCGCTAAACATCTCAACATTATTTCGATTACCATCACTCTCTCTGGCCTACTGATTGGTTGCGTTGCACTGAGTAACGCCATGCAAGGGATTGGCCTAGTGGAAGGCTCACGTGTCACCATCGGTCGCGATCTGGGTTCTATGCTTGGTGATCCAAACGATCTGGCGTTAGTGCTGATGTTTCCGTTTGCGTTCAGCGTTAGCTTAAGTTTTCATCGCCGAACCCACCTGATGGTGCGCCTTCTTGCGGGCGTGACGTGTGCGATCCTCTTCTTGGCCTTGTTGGAAACACAAAGCCGCGGCGGATTGCTCGGTGCCATGGCGGTTCTGGGTTACTTTGCTAACAAAACCATTCGCAATAAAACCGTGCTGATCCTCCTCGGGTGCGTGGCCAGTTTGCTTCTCTACGCGGTAGCGGGGATCTCCGAGCGCGCTTCTGGCGGCGCAGCCGAAGAAGGCATTGATGCTTCAGCTATGGGGCGACTCTACGCTTGGGAGGCCGCTTTTAAAATGGCATTAGCCCATCCTTTACTTGGCGTCGGGTTACAAAACTTTTACTACAACTATTTCTTCTACAGCCCGCACTGGGATGGGCTCAATCACGCAGTGCACAGCACTTGGTTTGGCGTACTTGCCGAAACAGGGTTTGTTGGCCTAACTCTGTTTATTGGCCTCATTGTTTGCTTAATCAAAACCTCTTTGCATTCTATTCGGCAAATTCACCACCAAACACCGACCGCCATTGATATTGCCGCCAACGCGGTCTTTGCCGGGCTTTTGGGAACGATCGTCTCCGGTACTTTTCTCACCCAAGGGTTTACTTGGCCAATTTATATTCTTGCCGCCCTCACGATTGCCATCAGTCACATCATCAAAATTGATTCTCAAAATGAGAATGCGTAAACACCAGCGCAACAACGAACACTAAGTTATTGAATTTTATACAATCTCTAAGTGGCATAGTTGTTGATACAAGAGGTTAGAGAAAGATAACATTCGATGCTCGGTAGGAGGCGTTATGTTGGTGAATAAATCACAAATCAGAGTCAAACCAGATATTGAGAAAAACACGAAAACCTTTCGAGGAAGCGACTTAAAATCTTGGCTCAAGCATCATCCCCATCCTCTTATGCGATCGCTTTTTCGCACGCTCAAACAGATCCGTTGTGCCAATTTACCCACCCCGCATTTCTACAATGCCTTGCTCTACCGCTTGATGGTGTTACTTCGCCAGTCAAGTGACTATGTCTATCGCACCTTCATCACCACACCAGCATTCAAAGGCAGGGTCAAGGCATGTGGCAAACAGCTCTATTTGTATGGCGGATTACCGCTCATCACTAACAATGTTCGTATCTCCATGGGTGATGACTGTAACCTTTCCGGTCAAGCGACCATCACGGGCTGCAGTTCAGTCAAAGAGCCTCGATTGAACATCGGCAATCGTGTCTCGATTGGCTGGCAAACGACCATCGCGGTGGGCGATCTCATCACGATTGAAGACGACGTCGCGATCGCCGGACGCTGCATGTTTTTTGGTTATTCCGGCCACCCCTTAGATCCCAAACGTCGTGCCGCAGGTGAAGGCGATGACCCCAGCCAGATTCGCCCGATTACCCTACAACGTGGCTGCTGGATTGGCAGCAACGTGATGATCATGGCGGGTGTCACAGTCGGAGCTGGCAGTGTGATCGCCGCAGGTAGCGTGGTGACACATTCCATTCCTGAAGGTGTGATCGCAGGCGGCAATCCAGCCCATGTGATCCGGGCATTGAACACACCTCGTTGAGGAGAGCATCATGAATGACATGATTGTTTTTGCAGAAGATTTTGGAGGGCTGCCTTCTTCAACGCAGCACATCGTGCGACAGCTCGCTAAGCGCCATCGCGTTTTGTGGGTCAATTCAATTGGCCTTCGTCAACCCAAGTGGAGTTTAAAAGACGCCAGACGCCTTATGGCCAAACTGTTTGCCATCGCGTTACAAAAACGTCAGTCCTTTGTCAAAAACGGTGGAAATGGCGAAAACGGTGGAAATAGCGAAACGTTTGATGAGTCCAATACAGTTTCGAGCAACATCGAGATCGTCTCTTTCCTCACCATTCCTGCCCCCTCCAGTCGCTGGGCTCGCTGGTTAGCGAAAAAGATGCTGACGCTACAGTTGCAACGAAAACTCAACCAATTACGAATGCACGATCCAGTCTTTTGGACTTCACTGCCAACGGCTGCCGATTTACTCGACAGTTTTCCGCTGTTTCGTTCGGTCTATTATTGTGGTGATGATTTTGCATCGCTGGCTGGCGTGGATCATCATACGGTGAGCCAACACGAAACGAAACTCGCACAACGTTGCGACTGCATATTGGTGGCCAGCCAGCGTTTGTTGGAAAAATTCCCGGCGCAGAAAACCTTCTTGCTCCCTCATGGCGTCGACCTTGAACTCTTTACTCGCCCAGCCCATCGAGCCGATGATTTGCCCACCGGCTTTACCCATCTATGCGGTTTTTATGGCTCACTCTCTCAATGGCTTGACTACTCCCTAATTGAACGCGTTGCCTCTCAGCTTCCACACTGGGGTTTTGTGTTCATTGGCCCCTGTGAATTTGATAGTAATCCGTTACCCAAGTTACCAAATGTAATTTATCTCGGGAAGAAAGCGCACCATGCACTGCCTCGGTATTCACAACATTGGGATGTCAGTTGGTTACCCTTTGTCATCAATCAGCAAATCAAATACTGCAATCCATTGAAGTTATTGGAATATTTGGCTTCAGGCACACCTGTACTGAGTAAAAACTTTCCCGCAGTAGAGAAGTTTTATAGCCATCTTTGGTTGGCTGAAAACGCACAAGAAATGGTGACGCAACTGCTCACATTGCAAAGCCAACCCAAAGCACGCCATCCACTCGATAAACAGCTAAGCCAGCAAAGTTGGGAAGCGCGCGCTCGTTACGTTGAACATTTGGTGGAACAGCTATGATGGGATTAAAACTGCGCCTCTATTCCATTTTGGTGGCCGCATGGCGACGTCGATACGTCATTGTGACGCCCATTGTGATTTTGCCGATTGTCGGTGCGCTGATTGGCATGACCGCGACGCCAATTTATCGCTCACACACCAGCATGCTGATCCAAGAAACCGCCAAAATGAATCCGTTTCTTGAAGATATTGCCGTCTCTACCATGCTCAAAGATCGCTTAAGTGCTCTCAGCACCTTGCTGAAAAGCCGCCATGTACTCTATTCCGTGGCCAAGCAAGAGGGGCTGATTGATGACAACATGACCACCGCCGAGCAGGATCGTCTCATTCATCAACTCGCTGGAAAGCTCAACGTTCAGCAGTTAGGTAAAGATTTTATCCAAATTGAACTGATCGCCAACTCGCCCAAAGGCATGGCTTCACTGCTCTCGGCAGTCAGCGATCAATTTATCGACCAACTGTTGGCTCCAGAGCGTTCGTCCATCCGCGATTCCAGCGAATTTCTCACCGTGCATATTGAAAAACGCCAACAAGAGCTGTTCGCGGCTGAGCAAGCGTTGGCGGACTTTCAAAACCAATATTCTGCCGACACACCTGCAATGCAAGCGCAGAACTTAACGCGCTTAGCTTCTCTTAAACAGAGCCTTGCTGAGAAAGAAGCCGAGCTTGCCGGTGTGGAAAAAACTTTAGGTTCGCTTGACCAACAACTGTCGAAAACCAACCCTGTGATTGGCAAAATTGAAGAGCAAATTATCACTATCCGCAGTGAGCTTGCCTTGCTAAGCGCTAAGTACACCGAGCAGCACAGCTCTGTTCAAGCCAAAATGCGTGAGCTTTCGCGTTTGGAACAAGAGCGACATCAACTGCTGAGTAACCGCAGTGTCACGCTCAATAGCGCTCAACTATGGGATATCGCCAGTAGCACCATCAGCGATCCCAGTGACAGCCAGCCACTTTTAGTCACTCAGTTGCAGCAGTTGCAGGCGATACGAGGCCGTTACGAGGCACTGAACGAAGAAACCCTCAGCCTCGCAAACATGATTGGCGAGCTGGAACAAAAAGCCAACCACTTCGGCAATACCGCGAAAGACATCACACGGCTCGAGCGCGACGTCACCGTGAAGCGCCAATTGTATGAAGAATTGGTTCAGCGTTATGAGATGGCGCAACTGACAGGCTCATTAGGCATTTTTGAGCAAAATAAACGTGTGAAAGTCATCGATGTCCCCTACACGCCATCTTCCACCGCCAACTTGCCTGTGATTCTCTTCGTGCTGGCAGGGCTATTTGGCGGCATCGCACTCGGCGCAGGCATGGCGATCTTCTTTGAGATCTTTGACTCAACCATACGCAGTCAACAACAGTTACGCAGTCTCATCAATGTGCCCGTTTTAACGGTGATTCCTCGTATTCGTGCCCCGCGTAACTGATCCCACTGAATATCACGCCTCGCCCACCACAGCATCCGCTTCGGTGGGCATTTTTTATCGCTCGTCAAAGCGATTCTCAATATGAGAACGACACAAAGAAAAATTATAACCTCATGTTTTAATTCAACTAAATGATTGGCACATAACCTGCAAAATCCCTGAAGAACTACGCAATGCTTTACGTAAATCAGTTGAAATGGGGATAGGCCATGAACAAAGACAAGCCGAGAAAAACCATTTTTCATGTTGTTCAACATCTCGCTCCCGGCGGCTTAGAAACGCTCGTTTTGGACATGATGAACGTCTGCTCGAAGGATCACGATGTCTACATCATTAGCCTAGAGGGCACTAAACAAGATGCCGTATCGCACTGGCCTAAACTGCGCAAATACGCTCGCCAATGCGTCTTTCTCGACAAAGGGGCGGGTATCCGCGTTCAGAGCATTCGCTATCTCGTTAAGCTGTTTCGCCAGTTTTCACCCGATGTGGTTCATACCCAT from Vibrio vulnificus NBRC 15645 = ATCC 27562 carries:
- a CDS encoding acyltransferase produces the protein MLVNKSQIRVKPDIEKNTKTFRGSDLKSWLKHHPHPLMRSLFRTLKQIRCANLPTPHFYNALLYRLMVLLRQSSDYVYRTFITTPAFKGRVKACGKQLYLYGGLPLITNNVRISMGDDCNLSGQATITGCSSVKEPRLNIGNRVSIGWQTTIAVGDLITIEDDVAIAGRCMFFGYSGHPLDPKRRAAGEGDDPSQIRPITLQRGCWIGSNVMIMAGVTVGAGSVIAAGSVVTHSIPEGVIAGGNPAHVIRALNTPR
- a CDS encoding sigma-54-dependent transcriptional regulator, giving the protein MRAKVLLVEDSTSLAILYKQYVKDEPYDIFHVETGRDAIQFIERNTPQLVILDLKLPDMSGEDVLDWINQNDVPTAVIIATAHGSVDIAVSLMNKGAEDFLEKPIKADRLKTSIAVHLKRAKLEHLVENIQSRFDRPRYHGFIGACLPMQAVYKTIDSVAPTSASVFINGESGTGKEVCAEAIHKQSLRKDKPFIAINCGAIPRDLMESEIFGHLKGAFTGATTDRKGAAMLANGGTLFLDELCEMELEMQKKLLRFLQTGTFTPLGGSKEIKVDVRIICATNRDPLKEVEEGRFREDLYYRVHVVPIEMPPLRERGNDIVELANHFLKTYAKEDGKKFNSISKEAQSILKKYNWPGNVRQLQNIIRNIVVLNDDNQLNMEHLPAQLTTKPQTVKEPAKLSAPPQPVQAVIQEMRNGHEALNHHSLETQTSKANPLAHNAFHHSDGSIRPMWQIEREAIQNAIAFCDGNVISAAVMLELSPSTVYRKKQAWEAEENA
- a CDS encoding glycosyltransferase, with the translated sequence MPDDNKATLGKKRPAKSHRVGKEIWLLLDSLIYGGIESHVIELASALKAQHYSVRVLLTNKYVRRPPIMQQLRQRGIRVNYISQLSGNHPMPIMQLAVALKRYRPIAVHTHGYKANIYARLARMMSFPHLRLVSTYHAGESKTGKLWLYDWVDRLTSFISDHRFAVSDAILHSLPFAGERINNFVPVSEPSESHQCCAQHIGFVGRLSYEKAADRYVELAEHFPSLTFHLYGDGPEREPLETLANDNVEFSGFVSDMTKVWPKISVLIIPSRFEGLPMAALEAMANGVAVIAMNVGQLGQLIEHGQNGFIAQTEADLVAHLRRWLEMPSVEQQRLLLQARETIMQHYSPQAVLPQILSAYHIDNASPNLRIKLTPHH
- a CDS encoding glycosyltransferase family protein: MNDMIVFAEDFGGLPSSTQHIVRQLAKRHRVLWVNSIGLRQPKWSLKDARRLMAKLFAIALQKRQSFVKNGGNGENGGNSETFDESNTVSSNIEIVSFLTIPAPSSRWARWLAKKMLTLQLQRKLNQLRMHDPVFWTSLPTAADLLDSFPLFRSVYYCGDDFASLAGVDHHTVSQHETKLAQRCDCILVASQRLLEKFPAQKTFLLPHGVDLELFTRPAHRADDLPTGFTHLCGFYGSLSQWLDYSLIERVASQLPHWGFVFIGPCEFDSNPLPKLPNVIYLGKKAHHALPRYSQHWDVSWLPFVINQQIKYCNPLKLLEYLASGTPVLSKNFPAVEKFYSHLWLAENAQEMVTQLLTLQSQPKARHPLDKQLSQQSWEARARYVEHLVEQL
- a CDS encoding lipopolysaccharide biosynthesis protein; its protein translation is MRLRQLRHSRSLQNISLFGVALILQKGAALLMLPIMAYYLSTTQLGTLELLASIGTFSALLVSLSLHEVLYRFAAPCELMSEKKQVVNQVYSLAAIIALTFFLLAFAIVQSIVWNGELNAITLSLLFACISLECLIAIGTAWLRIQDDKAKALVTITVSALVLQLSCVLLVLHYWPSVTGLLLCSLLSALYQCVALHWLNRYRIASISSAQLKRWLRYAAPLMFSALLAFTLNGAERWFIGGFSSLAQLGIYAIAAKFALALCIFVQPFGMWWMPKRFECLAHSGEAKAVKISQCGLVYISLLAVAVFAIAKVFVLYALPTTFASAITFLALLIPAAMFKESYEIVNLGLLYRHQTRQLLILNLVCALLAVSLFWGLSSFGVVGVCFALAITQGVRAIGVMVLSQQAFTLPWQLSRLAMIFLCALIGVCALYFASHWLTGALSILLCFGVIIALAWPILHFKFTPRDPSQQGLQTTPSLNAHEEAL
- a CDS encoding glycosyltransferase family 4 protein; translated protein: MKQNVLIFDPISYLGGSKIATQEMLHVAKQRSIHFYIVTANRDNWQNALAHGNCSVYSYPTIAMLLAEQGLKYWLLQAYHWLVLLVITLRLPKIHRLMGISGPGLDMPLYLFKLMFKTPITQVIHGKVARSRSIGYCLSVAEKVFYLPCAKKSLFGALCRYYEKTAPSMANTDRARMVFERNNFVPFTNGLNAEQWPTECDVLSDQLFWAASLLKWKGLDLLVEALKIHPQDIDCHVCYIQPQQTQLAVSEPDLTFTRCHWYQQPNHLDHIRSQCSIFISTSQNEPFGLSILEALAAGLCVVIPDDGAFWAEKLTDGEHCIKYQPNSAKDLRQKIELLLASPCNRQRLSRNGRTLAKLYRSDICYQPIIDSLGGKTTRNVIPLSRTREKGAL
- a CDS encoding O-antigen ligase family protein, with amino-acid sequence MTVTPRYPHLAFVLTLCVVVALVWAWQPNPLVVVALCLLPIATLYVLNQTFWLVLLFVVFSFFRIHEAIPQLYSLKIPLLLSFGALAALGWHLIITRQLKPYWHPVMNWLVAFWLVVVIGLFFAGNRGVAFGAFSSVYWKIMVMTLAIMWLFTSAKHLNIISITITLSGLLIGCVALSNAMQGIGLVEGSRVTIGRDLGSMLGDPNDLALVLMFPFAFSVSLSFHRRTHLMVRLLAGVTCAILFLALLETQSRGGLLGAMAVLGYFANKTIRNKTVLILLGCVASLLLYAVAGISERASGGAAEEGIDASAMGRLYAWEAAFKMALAHPLLGVGLQNFYYNYFFYSPHWDGLNHAVHSTWFGVLAETGFVGLTLFIGLIVCLIKTSLHSIRQIHHQTPTAIDIAANAVFAGLLGTIVSGTFLTQGFTWPIYILAALTIAISHIIKIDSQNENA
- a CDS encoding GumC family protein, which encodes MMGLKLRLYSILVAAWRRRYVIVTPIVILPIVGALIGMTATPIYRSHTSMLIQETAKMNPFLEDIAVSTMLKDRLSALSTLLKSRHVLYSVAKQEGLIDDNMTTAEQDRLIHQLAGKLNVQQLGKDFIQIELIANSPKGMASLLSAVSDQFIDQLLAPERSSIRDSSEFLTVHIEKRQQELFAAEQALADFQNQYSADTPAMQAQNLTRLASLKQSLAEKEAELAGVEKTLGSLDQQLSKTNPVIGKIEEQIITIRSELALLSAKYTEQHSSVQAKMRELSRLEQERHQLLSNRSVTLNSAQLWDIASSTISDPSDSQPLLVTQLQQLQAIRGRYEALNEETLSLANMIGELEQKANHFGNTAKDITRLERDVTVKRQLYEELVQRYEMAQLTGSLGIFEQNKRVKVIDVPYTPSSTANLPVILFVLAGLFGGIALGAGMAIFFEIFDSTIRSQQQLRSLINVPVLTVIPRIRAPRN
- a CDS encoding glycosyltransferase; amino-acid sequence: MTTRTPILFVHYGDNWIRGSETTLIHLLATLDTQQFEPIVWSNCQPLLDHLTQCGITTYQDPFSVLGVIGSNKFNPLNTMKLVARAITLIQRHHIALIHVNSGAPCQWMSIAARLCHCPLLLQLHGDYPLRERFLMGFHLADNIVCVSDAISQAMQSEGLTLPQLSVVHNGVCLPSSSLETSLKTQLSIPRQAFTFITIGSLIARKGVDRLLKALYLLKKNGEKAHLVIIGDGPERITLEHLSETLGLSEQVHWLGEKANAAIWLKSDADAFVSGAYQEAFGLVIAEAMMAELPVIAPRTGGIPEFVSHNQNGLLYHNSGVFSLMQAMQKLMLNPALSHKLKQTAYVDAHENLTIQCNTQTLQAHYLALMKRDQPAPQWRVMLRPLLYFFRRKELLS